The Bacteroidota bacterium genome contains a region encoding:
- a CDS encoding 2-phosphosulfolactate phosphatase, which translates to MINITVYLTHSLVTDELTLKGKNVIIIDALRATSTIPTALVNGAKEVIPTENAATAVRVAKGSANALLCGERGGKIIEGFNLGNSPLEYTPEVIKDKSLVFSTTNGTVAISKAKYSKNCIIASFVNLKAVVEYLKELNEDFVIICSGKLNNFCIEDAVCAGMIVNKLIDKHEENYFLSDPENAVLTLAKSFAYEKSKISSTKVLNMMKISEHGKYLVELGFEKDLEFCSTIDSIPSIPMLKGGIIKLKEQFEGESNQKAQMKKLSLTTDKEEAGTAKDVA; encoded by the coding sequence ATGATAAATATAACCGTATATCTTACTCATTCACTGGTTACAGATGAGCTGACTTTAAAAGGTAAAAATGTAATTATAATAGATGCGCTTCGTGCAACTTCTACAATTCCCACTGCACTTGTAAACGGCGCGAAGGAAGTAATTCCTACTGAGAATGCAGCTACTGCAGTCCGTGTTGCAAAGGGTTCTGCCAACGCATTGTTATGCGGAGAGCGAGGCGGAAAAATAATTGAAGGATTTAATCTTGGCAATTCTCCTCTGGAATATACTCCTGAAGTTATAAAAGATAAATCGCTTGTGTTCTCCACAACAAACGGAACAGTTGCAATATCAAAAGCTAAGTATTCGAAGAACTGCATCATTGCAAGCTTTGTAAATCTTAAAGCAGTTGTAGAGTATCTGAAAGAACTTAATGAAGACTTCGTAATAATCTGCTCAGGCAAACTGAATAACTTCTGTATAGAAGATGCAGTCTGCGCAGGAATGATTGTAAATAAGCTTATCGATAAGCACGAAGAAAATTATTTTTTAAGCGACCCTGAAAACGCAGTTTTAACTTTAGCTAAATCATTTGCATATGAGAAGAGCAAAATCTCTTCAACGAAAGTTTTGAACATGATGAAGATTTCAGAGCATGGAAAATATTTAGTCGAGCTTGGATTTGAAAAAGATTTAGAATTCTGTTCTACCATAGACAGCATACCAAGTATTCCGATGCTTAAAGGCGGAATAATAAAATTAAAAGAACAGTTCGAAGGTGAATCAAACCAGAAAGCACAGATGAAAAAGCTTAGTCTGACTACCGATAAAGAGGAAGCCGGCACTGCAAAAGACGTCGCATAA
- a CDS encoding DNA translocase FtsK, with the protein MLGFLLIVLSILLFLSLVTFSPKDSTLIDTFEFRKLFNFKSPEQCFNWLGIGGAYVSAFFIKDFFGYYSIFIPVILFALGFPLLWKKPLGRYIQFSIFAFFMMVILGVSTGLLKILAGTNTGFLQYAGGAGDTWATIFYKILGGVGASVVFFFLFVLDAFLMIDGSIVKTLARIKLLFLRFIESFKKHEEDLTTQQETKNNLRKAADEDKIKLGFIPAEQDPIKAEKDRIKKLRGAKTLPIQEVDLIKETEINRPKEIESAFINVERDPFEVIPKDEIIDTKDDIKEEPKLKQRVKSERLKKKEAPNFEDAFVGTEINKGDKTEIDINPENSNELEGLMGKDEDDFVEEKLEGYKFPGIDLLIEQTKEELEVIPDEELTGNGRLLQEKLLKFGIEIEKVFATPGPVVTLYELVPAADVKLSKIESLQDDIALAMKAKGIRLIIPIPGKGTVGVEIPNRKAQMVRIRSLVSSQRYASTEKLLPIAMGKTIDGEVFIDDLAKMPHVLIAGATGSGKSVGINTIIASLIYKMHPSDLKFVMIDPKKIELNLYSKLKKHYLASSSDINESIVTSPQNAVSILKSLTVEMDNRYDKLANAGVRNIEAYNAKYKEGKLTSTEFIRHKKMPYIVVIIDELADLMITAKKDIEEPIARLAQMARAVGIHLVVATQRPSTDVITGVIKANFPVRIAYQVASQIDSRTIMDMKGAEQLLRNGDMLYMSSSSQKPIRIQNAFISTEECELIAEFVDAQVGFKKPYLLPSLVERRTFNGEDEERDELFEEAARLVVKLGQCSTSTLQRRLKLGYARAARIVDQMELAGIVGSGNGAKGREILVGEEDLEGIFY; encoded by the coding sequence ATGCTGGGATTTTTATTAATTGTCCTCAGTATTTTACTTTTTCTTTCGCTTGTAACATTCTCACCAAAAGATTCCACATTAATAGATACATTCGAGTTCAGAAAATTATTTAACTTCAAAAGTCCCGAACAGTGCTTTAACTGGCTCGGCATCGGCGGAGCATATGTATCCGCTTTCTTCATAAAAGATTTCTTCGGTTATTATTCAATATTTATTCCTGTAATTTTATTTGCTCTCGGCTTTCCACTTCTATGGAAAAAGCCATTGGGAAGATATATTCAGTTCAGTATTTTTGCATTTTTTATGATGGTAATACTTGGTGTATCAACAGGATTATTAAAAATTTTAGCAGGAACAAATACAGGATTTTTACAATACGCCGGCGGAGCAGGTGATACATGGGCAACAATTTTTTATAAGATACTCGGAGGAGTAGGGGCATCAGTAGTATTTTTCTTTTTGTTCGTGCTTGATGCATTCTTAATGATTGACGGAAGCATTGTAAAAACTCTTGCCAGAATTAAATTATTATTCTTAAGATTTATTGAAAGCTTTAAGAAGCATGAAGAAGATCTGACAACTCAGCAGGAGACGAAAAACAATTTAAGAAAAGCTGCGGATGAAGATAAAATAAAATTGGGATTTATACCTGCGGAGCAGGACCCTATTAAAGCAGAGAAGGACAGAATAAAAAAATTACGAGGCGCAAAAACACTTCCGATTCAGGAAGTTGATTTAATTAAAGAGACTGAAATTAATCGCCCAAAAGAAATTGAGTCGGCATTTATAAATGTAGAAAGAGATCCGTTTGAAGTTATACCGAAAGATGAAATAATTGATACTAAGGATGATATTAAAGAAGAACCGAAACTTAAGCAAAGAGTAAAATCCGAAAGGCTTAAGAAAAAAGAAGCGCCTAATTTTGAAGATGCATTTGTAGGGACAGAGATAAATAAAGGTGATAAAACTGAAATAGATATAAATCCCGAGAACTCCAATGAGCTTGAAGGACTTATGGGAAAAGATGAAGATGATTTCGTTGAAGAAAAACTTGAAGGATATAAATTTCCGGGTATAGATTTACTAATAGAGCAGACGAAAGAAGAGCTTGAAGTTATTCCCGATGAAGAATTAACAGGCAACGGAAGATTATTACAGGAAAAATTGTTAAAGTTCGGAATTGAAATTGAAAAAGTTTTTGCAACTCCCGGACCGGTTGTAACATTATACGAACTTGTACCGGCAGCAGATGTAAAACTTTCAAAGATTGAATCCTTACAGGATGATATTGCCCTTGCTATGAAGGCCAAAGGAATAAGATTAATTATTCCTATTCCCGGCAAAGGAACCGTGGGTGTTGAAATCCCGAATCGCAAAGCGCAGATGGTAAGAATTAGAAGCTTAGTTTCTTCACAACGATATGCTTCCACTGAAAAGCTTCTGCCAATTGCTATGGGTAAAACTATCGATGGTGAAGTGTTCATTGATGACCTTGCGAAGATGCCTCACGTTTTAATTGCAGGAGCAACTGGTTCAGGTAAGTCAGTCGGTATTAACACAATTATTGCCAGCCTGATTTATAAAATGCATCCGTCCGACTTGAAGTTCGTAATGATTGACCCGAAGAAAATTGAACTTAACTTATATTCAAAATTAAAGAAACATTATCTTGCATCTTCAAGTGATATTAATGAAAGCATTGTTACTAGTCCCCAGAATGCAGTGAGCATTTTAAAAAGTCTTACAGTGGAAATGGATAACCGTTACGATAAACTTGCCAATGCAGGAGTAAGAAATATAGAAGCATATAATGCTAAGTACAAAGAAGGAAAGCTGACCAGCACAGAATTTATCCGTCACAAAAAAATGCCGTACATAGTAGTTATCATTGATGAGCTTGCCGATCTTATGATTACAGCTAAGAAAGATATTGAAGAGCCGATTGCACGTCTTGCGCAGATGGCAAGAGCAGTTGGTATTCACTTAGTCGTTGCGACACAAAGACCTTCGACTGACGTTATCACAGGTGTCATAAAAGCAAATTTCCCTGTGAGAATTGCATATCAGGTAGCTTCGCAGATTGACTCCCGTACCATTATGGATATGAAAGGCGCAGAGCAGTTACTGAGAAACGGCGACATGCTTTATATGTCATCTTCATCACAGAAACCGATAAGAATCCAGAATGCATTTATCTCCACTGAAGAGTGTGAGCTTATTGCAGAATTCGTCGATGCTCAGGTAGGATTTAAAAAACCTTATCTGCTTCCTTCACTTGTTGAACGAAGAACTTTCAACGGAGAAGATGAGGAGAGAGATGAGCTCTTTGAAGAAGCAGCAAGACTTGTAGTAAAGCTTGGGCAGTGTTCTACATCAACATTACAGAGAAGATTGAAACTTGGTTATGCCAGAGCAGCCCGTATAGTTGATCAGATGGAGCTTGCAGGAATTGTCGGCAGCGGCAACGGAGCTAAGGGCAGAGAGATACTTGTAGGAGAAGAGGATTTAGAAGGGATATTTTATTAG
- a CDS encoding S8 family serine peptidase, which yields MRSKKLLFPLFLFLSLTLFSFNSTEKFEYLAGGKVIKRLSDGAKYQSGVVNIKFKSAQFSFGEKRFGIAGIDNILSSYSVNKVLQMFPLKHDYKKWTIGDDDLARIFRFTYDNSTDPAELSKILMEKNRDIIEWVEPAYIYDPDYTPNDPTLAAQYHISKINAIQAWDITKGDTTMIIGIVDTGSDLDHPDLAANIYHNPGENGLDGLGHDKRTNGIDDDGNGYIDDWQGWDVRMGDNDPNVVIGGDGSHGSHVSGCAAQVTDNGINGAGVGFKCKLLITKHWDDNSNTGLWDTDNGIVYAYQNGAKVINCSFGSSTFSAFSQNVCNNAWNAGAVICGSAGNGDANGVGQNWARYPASYDNVVSVAATTSGDVKTGFSNFHTTVDISAPGQGINSTYFNNSYSALDGTSMSSPITAGTTALIRCVHPEWTPAQVVDRLKLGVDSIYNLNPTYVGLLGTGRVNAFKCVTEKPIVTISSFASSDSLYGNNDKIYDINEKVTVVLNYKNTWLAGNNVSLRLTTTDPNIEITKDSVFVGNLAAYGSYATSLANTFEIKAKPGCPFDRNVTFKLAYSNTAYSDNSANTFTIKFREGIAVHNSNNLTLSVTKDGAIGKKAQAYGNGLFINNGSLNQIFEAGLMIGTGNTKVSDVCRKGTTPANASDTDFVATSTYIVNKVGNDQFGYGSFNDEGAGDNKIGVEVIQKSFSFAEPNNANAVLFRYKLKNNSGAPISNLYFGIYSFFSPDNLLGGNTTGLEQDLKLAYTFNSPSSPYLGIALLTGQTLSYKPLNGTDVINGFTTQEKWDALSNGINTTTLGPGNVCFVISAGALTLAAGDTTTIGFALVKGSSLADLRTNTQNAKEKFFTSTDVKNVSQIIPSKYELLQNYPNPFNPTTKIRFNLTKSDFVSLKVFDITGKQVASLVNQILQPGEFETEFNGANLSSGVYYYRLESAALGIQTRTMMLIK from the coding sequence ATGAGAAGCAAAAAATTATTATTTCCGCTATTTCTTTTCCTTTCTTTAACTCTATTCAGTTTTAATTCTACAGAGAAGTTCGAATATCTTGCCGGCGGTAAAGTTATTAAACGCTTATCGGACGGAGCAAAATATCAGTCAGGTGTTGTCAACATCAAATTTAAAAGCGCTCAGTTTTCTTTCGGAGAAAAAAGATTTGGTATTGCAGGCATCGATAATATTTTATCATCTTACTCTGTAAACAAAGTTCTGCAAATGTTTCCTTTGAAACATGACTACAAAAAATGGACTATCGGAGATGACGACCTTGCGAGAATTTTCAGATTTACCTATGATAACTCAACTGATCCTGCAGAGCTATCTAAAATTCTTATGGAGAAAAACAGAGACATTATAGAGTGGGTTGAACCGGCTTACATCTATGACCCTGACTACACTCCGAACGACCCTACCTTAGCAGCTCAGTATCATATTTCAAAAATTAACGCAATCCAGGCATGGGATATTACTAAAGGTGATACAACCATGATAATCGGAATTGTTGATACAGGAAGTGATTTAGACCATCCCGATTTAGCTGCGAATATTTATCATAATCCCGGAGAGAATGGATTAGACGGACTAGGACATGACAAACGAACTAACGGAATTGATGACGACGGCAACGGTTATATTGATGACTGGCAGGGATGGGATGTGAGAATGGGAGATAACGACCCGAACGTTGTAATCGGTGGTGACGGCTCTCATGGCTCGCACGTATCAGGCTGCGCAGCACAGGTAACGGATAACGGAATAAACGGCGCAGGAGTCGGATTCAAGTGTAAGCTTCTTATAACAAAACACTGGGATGATAACTCAAACACAGGTCTGTGGGATACAGATAACGGGATTGTTTATGCATATCAGAACGGAGCAAAAGTAATCAACTGTTCATTCGGCTCTTCAACATTCAGCGCATTTTCACAAAACGTCTGTAACAATGCATGGAATGCAGGTGCTGTTATCTGCGGTTCAGCAGGTAACGGAGATGCAAACGGAGTCGGTCAGAACTGGGCAAGATATCCTGCATCATACGATAACGTAGTTTCAGTCGCTGCAACAACATCAGGTGACGTCAAAACAGGATTTTCAAATTTCCATACTACTGTAGATATCTCTGCTCCCGGGCAGGGAATAAACAGCACTTATTTCAATAATTCTTATTCTGCGTTAGACGGTACTTCCATGTCTTCGCCTATTACTGCCGGAACAACTGCATTAATAAGATGCGTTCATCCTGAATGGACACCTGCTCAGGTAGTGGACAGATTGAAATTAGGTGTAGACAGTATCTATAATTTAAATCCAACTTACGTCGGGCTTCTTGGCACAGGAAGAGTTAATGCTTTTAAGTGTGTTACAGAGAAACCGATTGTTACAATTTCATCTTTTGCTTCAAGTGATTCACTATACGGCAACAACGATAAGATTTATGATATTAATGAAAAAGTAACCGTTGTATTAAATTATAAGAACACATGGCTTGCAGGAAATAATGTATCACTGAGATTAACAACTACTGACCCTAATATAGAAATTACAAAAGATTCGGTTTTTGTGGGTAACCTTGCTGCATATGGTTCTTACGCTACATCGCTTGCAAATACTTTTGAAATAAAAGCAAAGCCGGGATGTCCGTTTGATAGAAATGTAACTTTCAAATTAGCTTACTCAAATACTGCTTACTCGGATAACTCCGCAAATACTTTTACAATAAAATTCAGAGAAGGAATTGCAGTACATAACTCCAATAATCTGACTTTATCAGTGACAAAAGATGGAGCTATTGGCAAAAAAGCACAGGCATACGGCAACGGATTATTTATAAATAACGGAAGCCTCAATCAGATTTTTGAAGCGGGACTTATGATAGGTACAGGCAATACAAAAGTCTCTGACGTCTGTAGAAAAGGAACTACACCTGCAAATGCATCGGATACAGATTTTGTTGCTACATCAACATATATAGTAAACAAGGTTGGTAACGACCAGTTCGGTTACGGTTCATTTAATGATGAAGGAGCGGGTGATAATAAAATAGGCGTAGAAGTAATTCAGAAAAGTTTTTCTTTTGCTGAGCCGAACAATGCTAATGCAGTTCTTTTCAGATACAAACTGAAGAATAACAGCGGAGCTCCTATATCAAATTTATATTTCGGAATTTATTCATTCTTCTCTCCTGATAATCTTTTAGGCGGTAACACAACAGGACTTGAGCAGGATTTGAAATTAGCTTATACATTTAACAGTCCGTCATCACCTTATCTTGGAATTGCATTGTTGACAGGTCAGACTTTAAGTTACAAACCGCTAAACGGAACAGATGTTATAAACGGATTTACAACTCAGGAGAAATGGGATGCTCTTTCAAACGGAATCAACACAACAACTCTGGGACCGGGGAATGTATGTTTTGTAATTTCTGCCGGTGCGCTTACCCTTGCTGCAGGTGATACAACAACAATAGGATTTGCTTTGGTGAAGGGCAGCAGTCTGGCTGATTTAAGGACAAACACTCAGAACGCGAAAGAAAAATTTTTTACATCTACAGATGTAAAAAATGTAAGCCAGATAATTCCATCAAAGTATGAATTGCTTCAGAATTATCCGAATCCTTTTAACCCGACTACTAAGATTAGATTTAATCTTACAAAATCAGATTTCGTTTCTCTGAAAGTGTTTGATATCACAGGAAAACAAGTTGCATCACTTGTAAACCAGATTTTACAGCCGGGAGAATTCGAGACTGAGTTTAACGGTGCGAACTTATCCAGCGGAGTATATTATTACAGATTAGAGTCGGCCGCTTTGGGAATTCAGACCAGGACGATGATGCTTATAAAATAA
- a CDS encoding peroxiredoxin, with translation MSLRLGDLAPDFTQNSTEGEIHFHKYLGDSWGVLFSHPADFTPVCTTELGTLAKMKAEFDKRNVKVIAISVDDIDSHKKWVSDINETQHTTVNFPILADADRKVAVLYDMIHPEANEKTTVRSVFIIGPDKKIKLIFTYPASTGRNFLELLRVIDSLQLTAYHSVATPADWKHGDDVVIAPAIQDPAELAAKFPGGFDVIKPYLRMTKQPNLDKK, from the coding sequence ATGTCACTTAGGCTTGGGGACTTAGCTCCCGATTTTACCCAAAACAGTACGGAAGGTGAAATTCACTTTCATAAATATTTAGGAGACAGCTGGGGAGTTTTATTCTCCCACCCGGCAGACTTCACTCCCGTATGCACTACTGAACTAGGAACTCTTGCAAAGATGAAAGCCGAATTTGATAAACGGAATGTTAAAGTAATTGCAATCAGTGTAGATGATATTGATTCACATAAAAAATGGGTCAGCGATATAAACGAAACACAACACACGACTGTTAACTTCCCTATCCTTGCAGATGCCGATAGAAAAGTTGCTGTTCTTTATGATATGATTCACCCTGAAGCAAACGAGAAAACAACTGTGCGTTCAGTCTTTATTATCGGACCGGATAAAAAAATAAAATTAATCTTTACATATCCTGCCTCAACAGGAAGAAATTTCCTTGAGTTGTTAAGAGTTATTGATTCGCTTCAGCTTACTGCATATCACAGTGTTGCAACGCCGGCTGACTGGAAACACGGAGATGATGTTGTAATAGCTCCTGCTATTCAGGATCCTGCCGAGCTTGCCGCAAAATTCCCGGGCGGATTCGATGTGATTAAACCCTATCTGAGAATGACTAAACAGCCGAACCTCGATAAAAAATAA
- a CDS encoding TonB-dependent receptor — MKRQTLLLFILMVFSVSIVRAQDSDTARYQTNEIDVIGLINGLKPIEIPQSVGVLTGRDLNRSNGIHLMNTINLIPGVRMEMRTTTAGTRIVIRGYGNQTNFNGIGYKAYYNDIPLTDADGSTIMDDIDFTTLGRIEVFKGPSSSVYGTGIGGVVKLTTEKAPYGTSVKQMVEAGRYGLFRTNTSVSMGGAHSNLWLNYGHQQEDGFRIHGNSNKNFVTLNGTLYSDNKQTVSIFGNYTYSFDYLSGQVDSNGFYAYPDTAEVPYLRNDAHINIESSMLGLSHDYKFSSIFSNMTSMFAEGFTLDQPFAAGLNRTSKQKFGGRTTFTLSPMMGDVKTRFMFGGEYLKNISFNKGYALSNSVLGAMTSDVEVRPEQSNVFLQAELGFLSNTSLTLGGSYNMIRYDIADMRVATGYINKSGSKKFDGVFTPRVALNQIIAKNYSVYASFSQGYSAPGTGAVVNAIGQVNTALNPEKANSYEVGTKGTMANGRFSYELAGYMMDVTDKLVSQNVAATQTTPAYTITVNAGKVRYQGIELGLNADITPSKSSLFSLIRPFLSYTYTNAYNVDFKLNTSDTSAAGNLNDKKVSGIAPHLLNVGLDVETKPGIYLNGTFMFVDKMPISFDNFRNADSYSTINAKLGFKKNLGKNYVLDIFGGADNLTSAKYSQMIFINLTPQNASTKYFNPAPQTPTWYGGASLRYIFGN; from the coding sequence ATGAAAAGACAAACCCTACTTCTTTTTATTCTTATGGTATTTTCTGTATCTATTGTGAGAGCACAGGATTCAGATACTGCCAGATATCAAACCAATGAAATTGATGTCATTGGATTGATTAACGGTCTTAAGCCGATTGAAATTCCGCAATCAGTCGGAGTTTTAACAGGCAGAGACCTCAACAGATCTAACGGTATTCACTTAATGAACACAATTAATCTTATTCCCGGCGTAAGAATGGAAATGAGAACAACAACAGCAGGAACAAGAATTGTTATCCGCGGCTATGGTAACCAAACCAACTTCAATGGTATCGGATACAAGGCTTACTATAATGATATTCCTCTTACAGATGCTGACGGTTCAACAATTATGGATGACATCGACTTCACAACACTAGGAAGAATCGAAGTATTCAAAGGACCTTCATCAAGCGTTTACGGAACAGGTATCGGCGGCGTTGTAAAACTTACAACTGAAAAAGCCCCTTACGGAACTTCTGTAAAACAAATGGTTGAAGCAGGCAGATACGGTTTATTCAGAACCAATACTTCTGTAAGCATGGGCGGCGCTCATTCAAACTTATGGCTTAACTACGGCCATCAGCAGGAAGACGGTTTCAGAATTCACGGTAACTCAAACAAGAACTTTGTTACATTGAACGGAACATTGTATTCTGATAACAAACAAACAGTTTCTATTTTCGGTAACTATACATACTCATTTGATTATTTATCAGGTCAGGTAGATAGCAACGGTTTCTATGCTTACCCTGATACAGCTGAAGTACCATACTTAAGAAATGATGCTCACATTAATATTGAGAGCAGCATGTTAGGTCTTTCGCACGACTATAAATTCTCAAGTATTTTCTCAAACATGACAAGCATGTTTGCAGAAGGCTTTACATTAGATCAGCCTTTTGCAGCAGGTCTTAACAGAACCAGCAAACAAAAATTCGGCGGAAGAACAACATTCACACTTTCTCCGATGATGGGCGATGTTAAAACACGCTTTATGTTCGGTGGTGAGTACTTAAAGAATATCAGCTTTAATAAAGGTTATGCTCTTTCAAACAGTGTGCTTGGAGCAATGACTTCGGATGTAGAAGTAAGACCTGAGCAGTCAAATGTATTCTTACAGGCTGAGTTAGGTTTCTTATCAAACACATCGCTTACTTTAGGCGGCAGCTACAACATGATCAGATATGATATCGCTGACATGAGAGTTGCAACAGGATACATCAACAAAAGCGGAAGCAAAAAATTTGACGGAGTATTCACACCAAGAGTTGCTCTTAACCAGATTATTGCAAAGAACTACTCAGTATATGCAAGCTTCTCACAAGGATATTCAGCACCGGGAACAGGCGCAGTTGTAAATGCAATCGGTCAGGTAAATACAGCTCTTAATCCTGAAAAAGCAAACAGCTATGAAGTAGGTACAAAAGGAACAATGGCAAACGGAAGATTCTCTTACGAACTTGCAGGTTACATGATGGATGTTACAGATAAACTTGTAAGCCAGAACGTAGCAGCAACACAAACAACACCTGCTTACACAATTACAGTTAACGCAGGTAAAGTAAGATATCAGGGAATTGAATTAGGCCTTAATGCAGATATTACTCCTTCTAAGAGTTCATTATTCAGCTTAATCAGACCGTTCTTATCTTACACCTATACAAATGCATACAATGTTGATTTCAAATTAAATACTTCTGATACATCAGCAGCAGGTAATTTAAATGACAAAAAAGTATCAGGCATTGCACCTCATTTATTAAATGTAGGCCTTGATGTTGAAACTAAACCCGGAATTTACCTTAATGGTACATTTATGTTTGTTGATAAAATGCCTATCTCTTTTGATAATTTCAGAAATGCAGATTCATACAGCACTATTAATGCAAAATTAGGATTCAAGAAAAATTTAGGAAAGAACTACGTTCTTGACATTTTCGGTGGAGCAGATAATCTCACAAGCGCTAAATACAGCCAGATGATATTTATCAACTTAACACCGCAGAATGCATCAACAAAATATTTTAATCCTGCACCGCAAACACCAACATGGTACGGCGGAGCTTCTTTAAGATATATTTTTGGAAATTAA
- a CDS encoding ABC transporter substrate-binding protein, whose amino-acid sequence MKKTLGICLILLVTALITSCGRFANKESATTKNGKERIVCVSKQLTEFMFAVGAGDKLVGVDLSSTYPPEAQKLVTVGYHRMLSAEGIISLNPTLVIHNGGIAPESVITQLEKVGIPMKVYMGTPNIDSCKVLMMQIAREYNNEAKGIEMCNKLDADMKTAAENLKKYTDRPKVLIIHYGRQMNNYFVMGNRGTANDMLTWAGGVNAADTSGFRNLSAEVIVRSQPDVILATDFGFDRTGGEEHFVELPGINLTPAAKNHRIYRIEEHDLVYLGPRTGENVIKYQELIHKK is encoded by the coding sequence ATGAAAAAAACTCTTGGCATTTGTTTAATACTCTTAGTTACAGCTCTGATTACTTCTTGCGGCAGGTTCGCGAATAAAGAAAGCGCAACCACCAAAAACGGAAAAGAAAGAATAGTCTGCGTATCAAAACAGCTTACTGAATTTATGTTTGCAGTCGGCGCAGGTGATAAATTAGTCGGTGTGGATTTATCAAGCACGTATCCGCCCGAAGCGCAAAAATTAGTTACAGTCGGTTATCACAGAATGCTCAGTGCTGAAGGCATTATCTCGCTCAATCCTACCTTAGTAATTCATAACGGTGGTATTGCTCCGGAAAGTGTTATAACTCAGCTTGAGAAAGTTGGTATTCCGATGAAAGTTTATATGGGTACACCTAATATAGACAGCTGTAAAGTTTTAATGATGCAGATTGCAAGAGAATATAATAACGAAGCAAAAGGAATTGAGATGTGCAACAAGCTTGATGCCGATATGAAAACAGCGGCGGAAAATTTAAAAAAATATACGGATAGACCAAAGGTTTTAATTATACATTACGGAAGACAGATGAACAATTATTTTGTAATGGGTAACAGAGGAACTGCAAACGATATGCTAACATGGGCAGGCGGAGTGAATGCAGCTGATACATCCGGCTTCAGAAATTTAAGCGCGGAAGTAATTGTTAGAAGCCAGCCGGATGTAATACTTGCTACTGATTTCGGTTTCGACAGAACAGGCGGTGAGGAACATTTTGTTGAGCTTCCCGGAATAAATTTAACTCCGGCAGCGAAGAATCATAGAATTTACAGAATAGAAGAGCATGATTTAGTATATCTCGGACCAAGAACAGGTGAGAATGTTATAAAATATCAGGAACTGATTCACAAGAAATAA
- a CDS encoding iron ABC transporter permease — protein MIFKKTSYGTIYTVLSIILVLLIIVSARTGAVNIPYDQIYDFLYEKIFGVEIPGVNKITEGLFFYIRLPRTFMCIIVGAGLSVSGSLMQSLFRNPIVEPGIIGTSAGAAFGAAFVFVFGKMDFLGRMAFFGDFFLPLAAFAGAFLATMVVYRFSSSFGKVNITTMILAGMAVNAMAAGGTGFLAYIARDPQARSITFWNLGTFSGADWKSVTIVFVVTLFSILFIRRYAKQLNAMQLGETEAGYLGVNTERTKIILILVNTLMVAIATSFVGVISFVGLVVPHLLRLMKGSDNRYLLTGSALLGGILVALADMLCRVIIAPAEMPIGIITAFVGAPFFLWLLNRNLRSPNKGGFFA, from the coding sequence TTGATTTTCAAAAAAACAAGCTACGGCACAATTTATACTGTGCTTTCAATTATACTAGTTCTTTTAATAATAGTGTCTGCCAGAACAGGCGCCGTGAACATTCCATACGATCAGATATACGATTTCCTGTATGAAAAGATTTTCGGCGTTGAAATCCCCGGAGTCAATAAAATTACCGAAGGATTATTCTTTTACATCAGGCTGCCAAGAACTTTTATGTGCATCATTGTCGGTGCGGGGCTATCAGTCTCTGGTTCTTTAATGCAGTCGTTGTTCAGAAATCCTATCGTAGAACCCGGAATAATCGGAACATCAGCCGGCGCGGCATTCGGCGCTGCTTTTGTTTTTGTGTTCGGCAAAATGGATTTTTTAGGAAGAATGGCTTTCTTCGGAGATTTCTTTTTGCCTCTAGCGGCTTTCGCAGGAGCCTTCCTCGCAACAATGGTTGTGTACAGATTTTCCTCTTCATTTGGAAAAGTCAACATCACAACTATGATACTTGCAGGGATGGCAGTGAATGCAATGGCTGCAGGCGGAACAGGTTTTCTTGCTTACATTGCAAGGGACCCGCAGGCGCGTTCTATCACATTCTGGAATCTCGGAACATTTTCCGGAGCTGACTGGAAGTCTGTAACAATAGTTTTTGTTGTAACTTTGTTCAGTATTCTTTTTATCAGAAGATATGCAAAGCAGTTAAATGCAATGCAGCTTGGTGAAACTGAAGCAGGTTACCTGGGAGTAAATACAGAGAGAACAAAAATTATTCTTATTCTTGTGAATACCCTGATGGTTGCAATAGCAACTTCATTTGTAGGAGTAATTAGTTTTGTGGGATTAGTTGTTCCGCATTTACTCAGATTAATGAAGGGTTCTGATAACAGGTATTTGTTAACAGGCTCGGCATTGCTTGGAGGCATCTTAGTTGCACTGGCCGATATGCTGTGCAGAGTCATCATTGCTCCTGCGGAAATGCCGATTGGAATAATCACTGCATTCGTGGGAGCACCGTTTTTCTTGTGGCTGCTGAACAGAAACTTAAGGTCACCTAATAAAGGAGGTTTCTTTGCTTAA